The following coding sequences lie in one Hydrogenophaga sp. PBL-H3 genomic window:
- a CDS encoding carbonic anhydrase produces MSAPAGSATAADELLLRLRHFRSDYFPRHQQRFQDLVAEGQHPKTLFIGCSDSRLVPYLLTGAGPGELFIVRNVGALVPPHDQSHGLHGTMAAIEFAVLSLHVERIVVCGHSHCGAIRTAYEGAPAEAVALTAWLKLIDEALLPVQPCAESMRRTEQRAVVLQLERLMGYPMVRREVEAGRLTLHGWHYVIEDGEVHVFDAQQGDFIAASVASNSGTGPYQPYVEHDGQVISY; encoded by the coding sequence ATGAGCGCTCCTGCCGGGAGCGCAACAGCAGCGGACGAGCTGCTGTTGCGCCTGCGGCATTTCCGATCCGACTACTTCCCGCGCCACCAGCAGCGCTTTCAGGACCTGGTGGCCGAGGGCCAGCACCCCAAGACGCTGTTCATCGGCTGCTCGGACTCGCGCCTCGTGCCCTACCTGCTCACCGGCGCGGGCCCAGGGGAGTTGTTCATTGTGCGCAATGTCGGCGCCCTCGTCCCTCCCCACGATCAATCGCACGGCCTGCACGGAACGATGGCCGCGATCGAGTTCGCCGTGCTGAGCCTGCACGTGGAACGCATCGTCGTCTGCGGCCACAGCCACTGCGGCGCGATCCGCACCGCCTACGAAGGCGCGCCCGCCGAGGCCGTGGCACTCACCGCGTGGCTCAAGCTGATCGACGAGGCCCTGCTGCCCGTGCAGCCCTGCGCCGAGTCGATGCGCCGCACCGAGCAGCGCGCCGTGGTGCTGCAGCTCGAACGCCTCATGGGCTACCCCATGGTGCGGCGCGAGGTCGAGGCTGGCCGGCTCACCCTGCACGGCTGGCACTACGTCATCGAAGACGGAGAAGTGCATGTGTTTGATGCACAGCAAGGTGATTTCATCGCGGCCTCGGTAGCCTCCAACAGCGGCACCGGGCCGTACCAACCTTATGTGGAACACGATGGACAAGTCATCAGTTACTGA
- a CDS encoding NAD(P)H-dependent flavin oxidoreductase — MDKSSVTEAPAALAAELQALARQGGLRTWRLRGRELLPVVQGGMGVGVSAASLAGTVAGLGGVGTVSSVDLRRRHPDLMAATAHLDKEPDARERIDAANLVALDREIRGAKALAQGQGLVAVNVMKALSAYERYVRQALQSGADAVVVGAGLPLDLPELAREHPDTALIPILSDARGVQLLVRKWEKKGRLPDAIVIEHPRLAGGHLGAAKVADLQDTRFDFEVVIPQVLDFFKTAGIEREIPLIAAGGVSCRDDILRLQALGASAVQLGTAFAVTRECDADPAFKRVLAEARPEDLVEFVSVAGLPARAVRTPWLDKYLRLEPRLKAVAHVKKKCNMAFDCLAHCGLREGKGEMGQFCIDQQLGHALDGDAQKGLFFRGAGVLPFGQQIRPVQDLMRWLLGGVHPASA; from the coding sequence ATGGACAAGTCATCAGTTACTGAAGCGCCCGCAGCGCTGGCGGCCGAACTCCAGGCCCTGGCCCGACAGGGCGGTCTGCGCACCTGGCGCCTGCGCGGCCGCGAGCTGCTGCCGGTGGTGCAGGGCGGCATGGGCGTGGGTGTGTCGGCGGCCTCGCTGGCGGGCACCGTGGCGGGCCTGGGCGGCGTGGGCACGGTCTCGTCGGTCGACCTGCGCCGTCGCCACCCCGACCTGATGGCCGCCACCGCCCACCTGGACAAGGAGCCCGACGCGCGCGAGCGCATCGACGCGGCCAACCTGGTGGCGCTCGATCGCGAGATCCGCGGCGCGAAGGCTCTCGCGCAGGGCCAGGGTCTGGTCGCGGTCAACGTGATGAAGGCGCTCAGCGCCTACGAGCGGTACGTGCGCCAGGCGCTGCAGAGCGGCGCCGACGCGGTGGTGGTGGGCGCGGGCCTGCCGCTGGATTTGCCCGAGCTGGCGCGCGAGCACCCCGACACCGCGCTCATCCCCATCCTGTCTGACGCGCGCGGCGTGCAGCTGCTGGTGCGCAAGTGGGAGAAAAAGGGTCGCCTGCCCGACGCCATCGTGATCGAGCACCCCCGGCTGGCCGGCGGCCACCTCGGTGCGGCCAAGGTGGCCGACCTGCAGGACACCCGCTTTGATTTCGAGGTCGTGATCCCGCAGGTGCTCGACTTCTTCAAGACCGCCGGCATCGAGCGCGAAATTCCGCTCATCGCCGCCGGCGGCGTCAGTTGCCGCGACGACATCCTGCGCCTGCAGGCCCTGGGTGCCAGCGCGGTGCAGCTCGGCACGGCCTTCGCCGTCACGCGCGAATGCGACGCCGACCCGGCCTTCAAGCGCGTGCTGGCCGAGGCCCGACCTGAGGACCTGGTGGAGTTCGTCAGCGTGGCCGGCCTGCCCGCGCGCGCCGTGCGCACTCCCTGGCTGGACAAATACCTGCGCCTGGAGCCGCGACTGAAGGCGGTTGCGCATGTGAAGAAAAAGTGCAACATGGCGTTCGACTGCCTGGCCCATTGCGGCCTGCGCGAAGGCAAGGGCGAGATGGGGCAGTTCTGCATCGACCAGCAGCTCGGTCACGCGCTCGACGGCGACGCGCAGAAGGGCCTGTTTTTCCGGGGTGCGGGTGTGCTGCCGTTTGGCCAGCAGATCCGCCCGGTGCAGGACCTCATGCGCTGGCTGCTGGGCGGTGTCCATCCTGCGTCGGCTTAA
- a CDS encoding LAGLIDADG family homing endonuclease, with product MKRDALKSASTIGQQPITLDVLKEKYLKDGETSEQDIYRRVARALASVEAEADRALWEQRFFDNLQAGAIGAGRIMSAAGTTIQATLINCFVQPVGDCIQGVDDGGYPGIYEALREAAETMRRGGGVGYDFSRIRPRGAEVKATASLASGPCSYINVFDQSCATVESAGARRGAQMGVLRIDHPDVLEFITAKRTPGRWNNFNVSVGVSDAFMRALADGQPWELVHRARPGAALMAQGAHQRADGLWVYRSQPARELWDTVMRSTYDFAEPGILFLDHIQQDNNLRYCESIEATNPCVTADTRLATQHGLVRIGDLYNSGLLLETTVDRRALGGEGRGVDIRSAKPAFMTARLTDVFQVTTEDGHEIKATAWHEFYTSRGKIRLSDLKVGDELWVQSGKGQFGQQGSEELGMLLGLITGDGHFTHRGKGREVVCINLWNQERELAERVTTTVNAMIAGLSRTQRTYCVAPVAVVERNHVFIRSVLLARALEALGFTRDTKLRVPEVVWQGSEACVKAYLRALFQTDGTVNVSSASESCSIRLSSSYPQLLKDVQVLLANFGVFSRVRLRREATVKAMPDGKGGQADYACKSQYEIIIDGESREQFMSEVGFLLDYKTARYRAWVADKVLRKTQRFASRIAAIVPAGQEAVFDTTQADHNTVIFNGLVTGQCGEQPLPPYGCCDLGPVILPRFVRHPFGFGGLPTFDFEAFERVVALQVRALDNVLDVTFWPLPQQREESAAKRRIGVGFTGMGNALAMLCVRYDRAEGRALAAQIAERMRDAAYTASVALAKEKGAFPKFDADGYLAEGTFASRLPEALRAAIRTHGIRNSHLLSIAPTGTVSLAFADNASNGIEPPFSWMYRRKKREADGSTTDYAVEDHAWRLYRELGGDTAQLPEYFVNALAMPATDHLAMMEAVQPFVDTAISKTVNVPADYPYDDFKGLYQQAWRAQLKGLATYRPNAILGSVLDTGPTPETTASVATVDPMRTVIESRPPGALSAVADKIEYWTQEGHQTLYLLVSFLPVPTADGSGTVERAIEFFMPVGQSGESQQWVSSSMRLLSLAARGGFLERALRDMRKVVWDRGPVRMGTHQKADGTHVPMWHDSVVAAIAYAVQTLIAQRAGVTPAGLPPAPVVVAATPGLMPGKKCGECGAHAVIRKDGCDYCTQCGHLGACG from the coding sequence ATGAAACGCGACGCATTGAAATCCGCCAGCACCATCGGCCAGCAACCCATCACCCTGGACGTGCTGAAGGAGAAATACCTCAAGGACGGTGAGACCAGCGAGCAGGACATCTACCGCCGCGTGGCGCGCGCCCTGGCCTCGGTGGAAGCCGAGGCCGACCGCGCGCTGTGGGAACAGCGCTTCTTCGACAACCTGCAGGCCGGCGCCATCGGGGCCGGTCGCATCATGAGCGCGGCCGGCACCACCATCCAGGCCACGCTGATCAACTGCTTCGTGCAGCCCGTGGGCGACTGCATCCAGGGCGTGGACGACGGCGGTTACCCCGGCATCTACGAAGCCCTGCGCGAGGCGGCTGAGACCATGCGGCGCGGCGGCGGTGTGGGCTACGACTTCTCGCGCATCCGCCCGCGCGGCGCCGAGGTCAAGGCCACCGCCTCGCTGGCCTCGGGTCCGTGCAGCTACATCAATGTGTTCGACCAGTCGTGCGCCACGGTGGAGAGCGCGGGCGCGCGGCGCGGTGCGCAGATGGGCGTGCTGCGCATCGACCACCCCGACGTGCTCGAGTTCATCACCGCCAAGCGAACGCCGGGGCGCTGGAACAACTTCAACGTGTCGGTGGGCGTGAGCGACGCCTTCATGCGCGCCCTGGCCGACGGCCAGCCCTGGGAACTGGTGCACCGCGCCCGCCCCGGCGCGGCCCTGATGGCCCAGGGCGCCCACCAGCGCGCCGACGGTCTGTGGGTCTACCGCAGCCAGCCCGCGCGCGAACTGTGGGACACGGTGATGCGCTCCACCTACGACTTCGCCGAACCCGGCATCCTGTTCCTCGACCACATCCAGCAGGACAACAACCTGCGCTACTGCGAGTCGATCGAGGCGACCAACCCCTGTGTGACGGCCGACACCCGGCTGGCGACACAACACGGGCTGGTGCGGATCGGTGACCTCTACAACAGCGGACTGCTCCTGGAGACCACGGTGGACCGCCGGGCTCTGGGCGGCGAGGGGCGTGGTGTCGACATCCGTTCCGCCAAGCCCGCGTTCATGACCGCCCGCCTGACCGATGTGTTCCAGGTCACCACCGAAGACGGCCATGAGATCAAGGCCACGGCCTGGCACGAGTTCTACACGTCGCGCGGCAAGATCAGGCTGTCGGACTTGAAGGTAGGCGACGAGTTGTGGGTGCAGTCCGGCAAGGGCCAGTTTGGTCAACAAGGCAGCGAGGAGCTGGGCATGCTGCTCGGCCTGATCACGGGCGATGGCCATTTCACCCACCGAGGGAAAGGGCGGGAGGTGGTGTGCATCAACCTCTGGAACCAGGAGCGTGAACTCGCGGAGCGGGTGACCACCACGGTCAACGCCATGATCGCCGGCCTGTCGCGAACACAGCGGACCTATTGCGTCGCGCCGGTGGCGGTGGTCGAGCGCAACCACGTCTTCATTCGCTCCGTGCTGCTGGCGCGTGCCCTGGAAGCGCTTGGTTTCACGCGCGACACCAAACTCCGGGTGCCCGAGGTGGTGTGGCAAGGCAGTGAGGCGTGCGTCAAGGCCTATCTGCGCGCACTGTTTCAAACCGATGGCACGGTCAACGTCTCCAGCGCCAGCGAGAGTTGTTCCATCCGTTTGAGCTCCAGCTACCCACAGCTGCTGAAAGATGTGCAGGTGCTGCTGGCCAACTTCGGTGTGTTCAGCCGTGTGCGACTGCGCCGGGAGGCGACCGTGAAGGCCATGCCCGATGGAAAGGGGGGGCAGGCCGACTACGCCTGCAAGTCTCAATACGAAATCATCATTGATGGTGAGTCCCGCGAGCAGTTCATGAGCGAGGTCGGTTTCCTGCTCGACTACAAAACAGCCCGCTACCGCGCGTGGGTGGCCGACAAGGTCTTGCGCAAAACCCAGCGCTTCGCCAGCCGGATTGCAGCCATCGTGCCCGCCGGTCAGGAAGCGGTGTTCGACACCACCCAGGCCGATCACAACACCGTGATCTTCAATGGCCTGGTGACAGGGCAATGCGGCGAGCAGCCCTTGCCACCCTACGGCTGCTGCGACCTCGGGCCGGTGATCCTGCCGCGCTTCGTGCGCCACCCCTTCGGCTTCGGCGGCCTGCCCACCTTCGACTTCGAGGCCTTCGAGCGGGTCGTGGCCCTGCAGGTGCGAGCACTGGACAACGTGCTCGATGTCACCTTCTGGCCGCTGCCGCAGCAGCGCGAGGAGTCCGCGGCCAAGCGGCGCATCGGCGTGGGTTTCACCGGCATGGGCAATGCGCTTGCCATGCTGTGCGTGCGCTACGACCGCGCCGAGGGGCGCGCCCTGGCCGCGCAAATCGCCGAGCGCATGCGCGACGCGGCCTACACGGCCTCGGTGGCGCTGGCGAAAGAGAAGGGCGCGTTCCCCAAGTTCGACGCCGACGGGTACCTGGCCGAGGGCACCTTCGCCAGCCGCCTGCCCGAGGCGCTGCGCGCGGCGATCCGCACGCACGGCATCCGCAACAGCCACCTGCTGTCCATCGCACCCACCGGCACGGTGAGCCTGGCCTTTGCCGACAACGCGTCCAACGGCATCGAGCCGCCGTTTTCCTGGATGTACCGGCGCAAGAAACGCGAGGCCGACGGCAGCACCACCGACTACGCGGTGGAAGACCACGCCTGGCGGCTCTACCGCGAACTCGGTGGCGACACGGCGCAGCTGCCCGAGTACTTTGTGAACGCGCTGGCGATGCCGGCGACCGACCACCTGGCCATGATGGAGGCGGTGCAACCCTTCGTGGACACCGCCATTTCCAAGACGGTGAACGTGCCGGCCGATTACCCGTACGACGACTTCAAGGGCCTGTACCAGCAGGCCTGGCGCGCCCAGCTCAAGGGCCTGGCGACCTACCGGCCCAACGCCATCCTGGGCTCGGTGCTCGACACCGGACCCACGCCGGAGACCACGGCCAGCGTGGCCACGGTGGACCCCATGCGCACGGTGATCGAGAGCCGGCCACCGGGCGCGCTCTCGGCCGTGGCCGACAAGATCGAGTACTGGACGCAGGAGGGCCACCAGACCCTGTATCTGCTGGTGTCGTTCCTGCCCGTGCCCACGGCCGACGGCTCGGGCACGGTCGAGCGCGCGATCGAGTTCTTCATGCCGGTGGGGCAGAGCGGTGAGTCGCAGCAGTGGGTGTCGTCCAGCATGCGGCTGCTCTCGCTGGCCGCGCGCGGGGGTTTCCTGGAGCGCGCCTTGCGCGACATGCGCAAGGTGGTCTGGGACCGTGGCCCGGTGCGCATGGGCACGCACCAGAAGGCCGACGGCACCCATGTGCCGATGTGGCACGACTCGGTGGTGGCGGCCATTGCGTACGCGGTGCAGACGCTGATCGCGCAGCGCGCCGGGGTCACGCCCGCGGGCTTGCCGCCAGCGCCGGTGGTGGTGGCCGCCACGCCGGGCCTCATGCCGGGCAAGAAGTGCGGCGAATGCGGCGCGCACGCGGTGATCCGCAAGGACGGCTGTGACTACTGCACGCAGTGCGGTCACCTCGGAGCGTGTGGATGA
- a CDS encoding NnrS family protein, giving the protein MSTVARTQGLSPRGGEPPARRPWRVRHLLLAPHRLGFALAMLLLLASGLWWALVQVDRASGLIGLRYAFSPTLGHAAVMTFGFIPLFFSGFLFTAGPKWLGVAPPVARALLAPLLLQALGWLLWLTGVHTHVSLALAGAGAACLGLGAVVLRFWSLVRRSTEPDRVHARTVGVAGLVGVASLALMTVALAAGEIDLAGAAVRTALWGFVVVTYVAVAHRMIPFFTSSAVPMVGAWRPFWGLWALLLAVAVEVLAVWLPGLLSGPLARAWMLARGLLELGAGGVILWLAVVWGLVQSLKIRLLAMLHLGFLWLGLSFVLAGVSQLAGWGLGTPVLGLAPLHALSMGCLGSLMLAMVTRVSCGHSGRALVADTLVWTLFWLLQLAVLLRIAAALWPSPVWLLVLAALLWAGVMGVWALRLSGWYGRVRADGRPG; this is encoded by the coding sequence ATGAGCACTGTGGCGCGCACGCAGGGCTTGTCGCCGCGCGGGGGCGAACCGCCCGCTCGGCGCCCCTGGCGCGTGCGCCACCTGCTGCTCGCGCCGCACCGCCTGGGCTTTGCGCTGGCCATGCTGCTGTTGCTGGCCTCGGGCCTGTGGTGGGCGCTGGTGCAGGTGGACCGCGCCAGCGGCCTGATCGGCCTGCGCTACGCGTTCTCGCCCACGCTGGGCCACGCTGCGGTCATGACCTTCGGCTTCATTCCGCTGTTCTTCTCGGGCTTCCTGTTCACCGCCGGGCCCAAGTGGCTGGGCGTGGCCCCGCCGGTCGCGCGCGCGCTGCTGGCGCCGCTGCTGCTGCAGGCGCTGGGCTGGCTGCTCTGGCTCACCGGCGTGCACACGCACGTATCGCTGGCGCTGGCCGGCGCGGGTGCGGCCTGCCTCGGCCTGGGCGCAGTGGTGCTGCGGTTCTGGTCGCTGGTGCGGCGCAGCACCGAGCCCGACCGCGTGCACGCCCGCACCGTGGGCGTGGCCGGTCTGGTCGGCGTGGCCAGCCTGGCGCTGATGACCGTGGCGCTGGCGGCCGGCGAGATCGACTTGGCCGGCGCGGCGGTGCGCACCGCGCTCTGGGGCTTCGTGGTGGTGACCTACGTGGCGGTGGCGCACCGCATGATTCCATTCTTCACCTCCAGCGCCGTGCCCATGGTGGGCGCGTGGCGGCCGTTCTGGGGGCTGTGGGCGCTGCTGCTGGCGGTGGCCGTGGAGGTGCTGGCGGTGTGGCTGCCCGGGCTGCTGTCCGGGCCGCTCGCGCGCGCCTGGATGCTGGCGCGCGGCCTGCTGGAGCTGGGCGCCGGCGGCGTCATCCTGTGGCTGGCGGTGGTGTGGGGCCTGGTGCAGAGCCTGAAGATCCGCCTGCTGGCCATGTTGCACCTGGGCTTCCTGTGGCTGGGCCTGTCCTTCGTGCTGGCGGGCGTGTCGCAGCTGGCTGGCTGGGGCCTGGGCACGCCGGTGCTCGGTCTGGCGCCCCTGCATGCGCTCAGCATGGGTTGCCTGGGCTCGCTCATGCTGGCCATGGTCACGCGCGTGTCGTGCGGCCACAGCGGTCGCGCGCTGGTGGCCGACACACTCGTGTGGACGCTGTTCTGGCTGCTGCAGCTGGCTGTGCTGCTGCGCATCGCCGCCGCGCTGTGGCCCTCCCCGGTCTGGCTGCTCGTGCTGGCCGCCCTGTTGTGGGCCGGCGTCATGGGCGTGTGGGCCCTTCGCCTCTCGGGCTGGTACGGCCGCGTGCGCGCCGACGGCCGGCCGGGCTGA
- a CDS encoding nitroreductase family protein encodes MLNLDTPFSRTEATEATEAAGPEWAQVAADLIHARQTVLPKRLLAPGPDADQLQTLLGAAAAAPDHGQLLPWRFVIVPRTERGSLAEVFAQALRERDATATPEQLDQAREKAHRAPLLLLVVVDGQCGDPSVDLAERILSAGCAVQNMLLMATAMGFGSALTSGKALGSTALRQRFGLHAGEHALCFLSVGTVAARRPARVRPTVADYCSTLGPAPAKTA; translated from the coding sequence ATGCTGAACCTGGACACCCCGTTTTCACGCACCGAGGCCACCGAGGCCACCGAGGCCGCCGGGCCCGAATGGGCGCAGGTGGCGGCCGACCTGATCCACGCGCGCCAGACCGTGCTGCCCAAGCGCCTGCTGGCACCCGGCCCGGATGCGGACCAGCTGCAGACCTTGCTGGGTGCGGCCGCCGCCGCGCCCGACCACGGGCAGTTGCTGCCCTGGCGCTTCGTGATCGTGCCCCGCACCGAACGCGGCTCGCTGGCCGAGGTGTTTGCCCAGGCCCTGCGCGAGCGCGACGCCACTGCCACGCCCGAGCAACTGGACCAGGCGCGCGAGAAGGCGCACCGTGCGCCCTTGCTGCTGCTGGTGGTGGTCGACGGGCAGTGCGGCGACCCGTCGGTGGACCTGGCCGAGCGCATCCTGTCGGCCGGCTGCGCTGTGCAGAACATGCTGCTCATGGCCACCGCCATGGGGTTCGGGTCGGCGCTCACCAGCGGCAAGGCGCTCGGCTCCACCGCCTTGCGCCAGCGCTTTGGCCTGCACGCGGGTGAACACGCCCTGTGCTTCCTGAGCGTGGGCACGGTGGCGGCGCGCCGGCCCGCGCGCGTGCGCCCCACCGTGGCCGACTATTGCAGCACGCTCGGCCCTGCGCCAGCGAAGACCGCTTGA
- a CDS encoding ribonucleotide reductase subunit alpha → MNIQTFDDLLSAARSQPLPQRLLFVFAGIELPDDATPAQRLEFERGEGGALVPQMCVDKGLDELESFDQLVREAEAFGQPWGMVFAAALAGTPGRQPDSAEAEQPLQDMVEAIRQGQLQAFIPFNLQGQAVALG, encoded by the coding sequence ATGAACATTCAGACCTTTGACGATCTGCTGAGCGCCGCGCGCAGCCAGCCCCTGCCGCAGCGCCTGCTGTTCGTGTTTGCCGGCATCGAGTTGCCCGACGATGCCACGCCCGCCCAGCGGCTCGAATTCGAGCGCGGCGAGGGGGGCGCGCTGGTGCCGCAGATGTGTGTGGACAAGGGGCTGGACGAACTGGAATCGTTCGACCAGCTGGTGCGCGAGGCCGAGGCCTTTGGCCAGCCCTGGGGCATGGTGTTTGCCGCCGCACTGGCGGGCACACCGGGCCGCCAGCCCGACAGCGCCGAGGCCGAGCAGCCGCTGCAGGACATGGTGGAGGCGATCCGCCAGGGCCAGTTGCAGGCCTTCATACCGTTCAACCTGCAAGGGCAGGCCGTGGCCCTGGGCTGA
- a CDS encoding hemerythrin domain-containing protein has protein sequence MVTAIPLTSITLPGHRAPAAGFEAPFEMLGACHERVERMLGLLVKLQQHVLVRGWDDSVASAARDVMRYFDLAAPLHHEDEERHVFPPLLASDDAALRQVVLGLQQDHRDMATAWAAARGVLALVVQAPPAGWAHFSPQETATLTAFARLYDRHLREEDGLVYPAAQASLSPQALQAMSADMMRRRGLEPG, from the coding sequence ATGGTCACTGCGATCCCGCTCACATCCATCACGCTGCCCGGGCACCGCGCGCCCGCCGCGGGTTTCGAGGCGCCGTTCGAGATGCTGGGCGCCTGCCACGAGCGCGTGGAGCGCATGCTGGGTTTGCTGGTCAAGCTGCAGCAGCATGTTCTGGTGCGCGGCTGGGACGACAGCGTGGCCAGCGCCGCGCGCGACGTGATGCGCTATTTCGATCTGGCCGCGCCGCTGCACCACGAAGACGAGGAACGCCATGTGTTCCCGCCGCTGCTGGCCAGCGACGACGCGGCGCTGCGCCAGGTGGTGCTGGGTCTGCAGCAAGACCACCGCGACATGGCCACCGCGTGGGCGGCGGCGCGCGGTGTGCTGGCATTGGTGGTGCAGGCGCCGCCCGCGGGCTGGGCCCACTTCAGCCCGCAGGAGACGGCCACGCTCACCGCCTTTGCCCGTCTGTATGACCGCCACCTGCGCGAGGAAGATGGCCTTGTCTATCCGGCCGCGCAGGCCAGCCTGTCGCCCCAGGCCCTGCAGGCCATGAGCGCCGACATGATGCGCCGGCGCGGGCTGGAGCCTGGCTGA
- a CDS encoding fumarylacetoacetate hydrolase family protein, whose protein sequence is MTTYLFPPPPVASVPVRGKTEHFPVNRLFFVGRNYHAHAVEMGKPVDKSVERPFYFTKAPQTLALSGATTPYPSETANYHFEMELVLAIGKPGFRVKADDAHEIIYGYAAGLDMTRRDLQLVARDKGRPWDLGKDVEHSSVCSEIVPMPGVVIERGAIELSVNGAVKQKSDVDKLIWNIREIIADLSLFYHLQPGDLIYTGTPEGVGAVLPGDRITGSVEGVGEVALTVGPKA, encoded by the coding sequence ATGACCACCTACCTCTTCCCTCCGCCCCCCGTCGCGTCCGTGCCCGTGCGCGGCAAGACCGAGCACTTCCCCGTCAACCGCCTATTCTTCGTCGGCCGCAACTACCACGCGCACGCGGTGGAAATGGGCAAGCCGGTGGACAAGTCGGTCGAGCGGCCGTTCTACTTCACCAAGGCGCCGCAGACGCTGGCGCTCTCGGGCGCCACCACGCCCTACCCGAGCGAGACGGCCAACTACCACTTCGAGATGGAACTCGTGCTGGCCATCGGCAAGCCCGGCTTTCGCGTGAAGGCAGACGACGCGCACGAGATCATTTACGGCTACGCGGCAGGCCTGGACATGACGCGGCGCGATCTGCAGCTGGTGGCGCGCGACAAAGGCCGCCCCTGGGACCTGGGCAAGGACGTGGAGCATTCGTCGGTGTGCAGCGAGATCGTGCCCATGCCGGGCGTGGTGATCGAGCGCGGCGCGATCGAGCTGTCGGTCAACGGCGCGGTGAAGCAGAAGTCAGACGTGGACAAGCTGATCTGGAACATCCGCGAAATCATTGCCGACCTCTCGCTCTTCTACCACCTGCAACCTGGCGATCTGATCTACACCGGCACGCCCGAGGGCGTGGGCGCGGTGCTGCCGGGTGACCGCATCACCGGCTCGGTGGAAGGCGTGGGCGAGGTTGCGCTGACGGTGGGCCCCAAGGCCTGA
- a CDS encoding cupin domain-containing protein, producing MNDLGRLEDLPADYVAELRALNLVPLWPSLRGVLPPTIPTRQTQATHWPYKTIKPLLLKAGELTPIEKAERRVLVLANPGHTLEKMQASAAMYLGMQLLMPGEWAPSHRHTPNAVRMVVEGEGAWTTVDGEKCPMSRGDLILTPTGLWHEHGHDGDEPVIWLDVLDLPLAYYLEVSYHLNGTRQETKPGQGDRAYARAGVVPTPVFGRSGKRYPMLRYPWADAKAALESLAADRPDVDAVQVTYVNPETGEDVENILGFHALMLRPGQTLSLPARSPAVVYHVIEGAARVATEAQGFDLVAADTCCIPGYTATTLTNASASAPAFLFIADESPLHRKLGVYEVRPDNQPSMP from the coding sequence ATGAACGACCTCGGACGACTCGAAGACCTGCCCGCCGACTACGTGGCCGAGCTGCGCGCGCTCAACCTGGTGCCGCTGTGGCCCAGCCTGCGCGGCGTGCTGCCGCCCACCATTCCCACGCGCCAGACCCAGGCCACGCACTGGCCCTACAAGACCATCAAGCCGCTGCTGCTCAAAGCCGGCGAGCTCACCCCGATCGAGAAGGCCGAGCGCCGCGTGCTGGTGCTGGCCAACCCGGGCCACACACTGGAGAAGATGCAGGCCAGCGCCGCCATGTACCTCGGCATGCAACTGCTGATGCCCGGCGAGTGGGCGCCCAGCCACCGCCACACGCCCAACGCGGTGCGCATGGTGGTCGAAGGCGAAGGTGCCTGGACCACGGTGGACGGCGAGAAGTGCCCCATGTCGCGCGGCGACCTGATCCTCACGCCCACCGGCCTGTGGCACGAACACGGCCACGACGGAGACGAGCCGGTGATCTGGCTCGACGTGCTGGACCTGCCGCTGGCCTACTACCTGGAGGTGAGCTACCACCTCAACGGCACGCGCCAGGAAACGAAACCGGGCCAGGGCGACCGAGCCTACGCGCGTGCCGGCGTGGTGCCCACCCCCGTGTTCGGCCGCAGCGGCAAGCGCTACCCCATGCTGCGCTACCCCTGGGCCGATGCAAAAGCCGCGCTGGAGTCGCTCGCGGCCGACCGGCCCGACGTGGACGCGGTGCAGGTGACCTACGTGAACCCCGAGACCGGCGAAGACGTGGAGAACATCCTCGGCTTCCACGCACTGATGCTGCGCCCGGGGCAGACGCTGAGCCTGCCCGCGCGCTCGCCGGCCGTGGTCTACCACGTGATCGAAGGCGCGGCGCGTGTGGCCACCGAAGCCCAGGGTTTCGACCTGGTCGCTGCCGACACCTGCTGCATCCCCGGCTACACCGCCACCACCCTCACCAACGCCTCGGCCAGCGCGCCGGCCTTCCTCTTCATCGCCGACGAATCGCCGCTGCACCGCAAGCTCGGCGTGTACGAAGTGCGCCCCGACAACCAACCGTCCATGCCCTGA